From the genome of Pseudomonas hamedanensis:
GTTTCGCCCAGCACGTAAGGCAGTTCGAAGATGTCGTGGCCCGACGGGCCACCGGCAACGTTGTTTACCAGTACTGCGTACACCGCGAAAATCGACGCAAACAGAATGCAGTCGGTCATCAGGTAGAGCCAGAAACCGTATACGGTCATCTCGCCCGAGTCGTGGTGATGGTCATCGTGCCCATGGTCACCATGGGCGTGTCCAACATTGGTCACTAAGTTCGACATGGTTTAAGCCTGTTCCAACGAGGTTTCAACACGGGTGGCATTGGCCGGGATTTTCCCTGCCGCGACCAGACGCTTGTGCTGCTCGGCTTCGATACGCTCGATCGTTTCAACCGGAACCATATAGCCCTGGTCGTCACGTGCAGCGTGGATCACGAAGTAAACGACGGTGCCCACCAGGCTCGCGATTGCCAGCCACCAGATGTGCCAGATCATCGCGAAACCGAAGACGGTCAACAGCGCGCCCATCACCACGCCAGTGGCGGTGTTGTTCGGCATGTGGATCGGCTCGTACTTGGCCGGACGCTGGTACGCGGTACCGTTTTCCTTGGCTTCGGTGAACGGGTCGATGCAATCGGCCTTAGGCAGCACAGCGAAGTTGTAGAACGGTGGTGGCGACGAGGTCGACCATTCCAGGGTGTGTGCATTCCACGGGTCGCCGTGTTCGCACATGTTCTCTGGCTTGTTGCGGTCACGCACACTGACGTACAGCTGGATCAGTTGGCAGGCGATACCGACAGCGATCATCACCGCACCGAACATGGCAACGTACAGGTACGGTACCCACTCAGGGTTCGTGGTGGCGTTCAGACGACGGGTCATGCCCATGAAGCCCAGTGCGTAGAGCGGCATGAACGCGACGAAGAAGCCCGAGATCCAGAACCAGAACGCTGCTTTGCCCCAGCCTTCGTGCAGCTTGAAGCCGAACGCTTTCGGGAAGTAGAACGCAAAGCCTGCGATGTAACCGAATACCGCACCGCCGATGATCACGTTGTGGAAGTGCGCGATCACGAACAGGCTGTTGTGCAGCACGAAGTCAGCACCCGGGATGGCCAGCAGTACGCCGGTCATGCCGCCGATGGCGAAGGTCACCATGAAGCCCAGGGTCCACAGCACCTGGCTGGTGAAACGCAGACGGCCCTGGTAGATGGTGAACAGCCAGTTGAACAGCTTCACACCCGTCGGGATGGAAATCAGCATCGTCGCCAGACCGAAGAAGGCGTTGACGCTTGCACCCGAACCCATGGTGAAGAAGTGGTGCAGCCATACCATGAAGCCCAGCACCGAGATCGCGCCCGAGGCGTAGATCATCGAGTGGTGGCCGAACAGCTTCTTGCCGGTGAAGGCCGAGATCACTTCCGAGAAGATGCCGAAGGCCGGCAGGATCAGGATGTAAACCTCAGGGTGGCCCCACGCCCAGAACAGGTTGACGTACATCATCGGATTGCCACCAAGTTCATTGGTGAAAATGTGGAAATCCATGTAACGGTCAAGGGTCAGCAGTGCCAGGGTCGCGGTCAGGATCGGGAACGAAGCCACGATCAGAACGTTGGCCCAGGTGCAGGTCCAGGTGAAGATCGGCATGTCCATCAGCTTCATGCCAGGGGTACGCATTTTCAGCACGGTGGCGAGGAAGTTGACCCCCGTCAGCGTTGTACCCAACCCGGATAGCTGTAGCGCCCAGATGTAGTAGTCCATGCCCACGCCAGGGCTGTATTGCAGACCCGACAGCGGTGGATAGGCAACCCAGCCGGTCTTGGCGAATTCGCCGACGCCCAGGGACAGGTTGATCAGCACAACGCCGGAAACCAGCAGCCAGAAGCTCAGGGAGTTCAGGAACGGGAACGCAACGTCACGCGCGCCGATCTGCAGCGGCACTGCAAGGTTCATCAGGCCGGTGAAGAATGGCATCGCCATGAAGATGATCATGATCACACCGTGAGCGGTGAAGATCTGGTCATAGTGTTCAGGTGGCAGGTAGCCAGGCGAACCCTCGGTGGCCATGGCCAACTGGGTACGCATCATGATCGCGTCGGCAAAGCCGCGCAGCAGCATGACCATGGCGACGATGATGTACATCACGCCGATCTTCTTGTGGTCGACCGAAGTCAGCCACTCGGTCCACAGGTACGTCCACTTCTTGAAATAAGTGATCGCAGCGAACAGCGCCAGACCACCGAGGGCGATCATGGCGATGGTCACCATCACGATCGGCTCGTGGAATGGGACTGCTTCCCAACTTAATTTACCAAACATCGTTTACTCCTCTGCCCCGGCAGCTGAATGCGAACCCGCGTCAATATCCGTGGCCGCCACTTCTTTCTCTTTCTTCTCGTGCTTCAGCGGCTTGCCCGGCTTCATACCTTCGTACTTGTCGACGATGATCTGGAACTGGTTCGGCGTGACCGACGAGTAGAGCTCGACTGGGTTGTTCTGGCTCGGTTTGGCAAGGGCCGCGTATTCAGCTTGATCAAGCTGTTTAGGTGACTTCTTGACTTCACTTACCCAGGCGTCGAAATCTTCCTGAGTGGTGGAGATAGCCTTGAATTTCATACCGGTGAAACCGGCACCGCTGTAGTTGGCGGAGATACCGTCCATTTCAGCGTTGCGGTCGGCGATCAGGTGCAGCTTGGTCTGCATGCCCGCCATCGCGTAGATCTGGCCGCCCAGACCCGGGATGAAGAACGAGTTCATCACAGCGTCAGAGGTGATCTTGAAGTTGATCGGGGTGTGCGCCGGGAACACGATCTTGTTGACCGTGGCAATGCCTTGTTCCGGGTAGATGAACAGCCACTTCCAGTCCAGCGCAACGACTTCGATGGTCACAGGCTTGACGTCAGACTCGATCGGACGATACGGGTCCAGCTCGTGAGTCGAGATGTAAGTGATGTAGCCCAGGGCGATGATGATCAGCACCGGGATGGTCCATACGGCCACTTCGATCTTGGTCGAGTGCGACCACTTCGGCGTGTAGACAGCGTTCTTGTTCGAAGCGCGGTACTTCCAGGCAAACAGGAAGGTCATGACGATGACCGGCACGACGACCAACAGCATCAGCAGCGTGGCGGTGATGATCAGGTTGCGCTGTTCCAGGCCGACCTGGCCCGTTGGATTGAGCAAGGTCATGTTGCAGCCTCCCAGCAGCAACGTGCCGAGCAGCGGCACTAGGCCTAGTAATCTGGGGTACCTGTTTTTACTCATCTCACGACCTCTAAAGCAGCTTGCGCAATGCAGTTGGGTTTTGATCGCCAACACTTCACCCTGCCAAGGGTTGGCATTTTCTTTGGATTGAATAAGGGCCGCCCGTCGCGCGTCAGCCGCTCGACAAAACCTTGGGACAGCGTTCAGTTCTTATTCGAATTCGTGGTCAAA
Proteins encoded in this window:
- the cyoB gene encoding cytochrome o ubiquinol oxidase subunit I, which produces MFGKLSWEAVPFHEPIVMVTIAMIALGGLALFAAITYFKKWTYLWTEWLTSVDHKKIGVMYIIVAMVMLLRGFADAIMMRTQLAMATEGSPGYLPPEHYDQIFTAHGVIMIIFMAMPFFTGLMNLAVPLQIGARDVAFPFLNSLSFWLLVSGVVLINLSLGVGEFAKTGWVAYPPLSGLQYSPGVGMDYYIWALQLSGLGTTLTGVNFLATVLKMRTPGMKLMDMPIFTWTCTWANVLIVASFPILTATLALLTLDRYMDFHIFTNELGGNPMMYVNLFWAWGHPEVYILILPAFGIFSEVISAFTGKKLFGHHSMIYASGAISVLGFMVWLHHFFTMGSGASVNAFFGLATMLISIPTGVKLFNWLFTIYQGRLRFTSQVLWTLGFMVTFAIGGMTGVLLAIPGADFVLHNSLFVIAHFHNVIIGGAVFGYIAGFAFYFPKAFGFKLHEGWGKAAFWFWISGFFVAFMPLYALGFMGMTRRLNATTNPEWVPYLYVAMFGAVMIAVGIACQLIQLYVSVRDRNKPENMCEHGDPWNAHTLEWSTSSPPPFYNFAVLPKADCIDPFTEAKENGTAYQRPAKYEPIHMPNNTATGVVMGALLTVFGFAMIWHIWWLAIASLVGTVVYFVIHAARDDQGYMVPVETIERIEAEQHKRLVAAGKIPANATRVETSLEQA
- the cyoA gene encoding ubiquinol oxidase subunit II — encoded protein: MSKNRYPRLLGLVPLLGTLLLGGCNMTLLNPTGQVGLEQRNLIITATLLMLLVVVPVIVMTFLFAWKYRASNKNAVYTPKWSHSTKIEVAVWTIPVLIIIALGYITYISTHELDPYRPIESDVKPVTIEVVALDWKWLFIYPEQGIATVNKIVFPAHTPINFKITSDAVMNSFFIPGLGGQIYAMAGMQTKLHLIADRNAEMDGISANYSGAGFTGMKFKAISTTQEDFDAWVSEVKKSPKQLDQAEYAALAKPSQNNPVELYSSVTPNQFQIIVDKYEGMKPGKPLKHEKKEKEVAATDIDAGSHSAAGAEE